A DNA window from Lachancea thermotolerans CBS 6340 chromosome G complete sequence contains the following coding sequences:
- the HOS4 gene encoding Hos4p (similar to uniprot|P40480 Saccharomyces cerevisiae YIL112W HOS4 Subunit of the Set3 complex which is a meiotic-specific repressor of sporulation specific genes that contains deacetylase activity potential Cdc28p substrate), translating into MSDGSRSSSNEPGLPTVKKRSLSNYLSNIQNRREELGRVVKKEEDKAKHGAATSGANSTKEAGVKEDAPKHSDSLGVKKTENEMRDELREKSMLEASRDLGNTDSSAGQEKVSKGAPKPPGDENGGKEENKNGSGSDQSLSTTRAPSESKDNCTVKNKSEDPKSETVGEASEAEKDSRKNANEDSSDVKTAPKGSIIKSELIQLIEEPEKEKPREKNEEIESELSEVDSDAPTEPASPPKPRLGRLIRGDQLKSPTKSNSRYFSTGNSEESELSDIEDLNHLPISSSILHGDSSPHKPSHIGLNSSPVNLVHSKPKPTTAVKSHVAISKTTKTRKSGVHRDAGGRTRLQIACDKGKHDVAKRLIQEGYDVNDQDNAGNSPLHEAALNGHLDIVKLLLSNGADVNIQSHEPVKDTPLIDAAANGHLKVVKLLLKYNADPTISNAKGLTAFESIDEDSDFDSEERKLVRDLKYELRKAATEFGNNPGRQARSSSKNGFSESERSSSNARMEEEFFWTDISSKAGREKLLRASREGKLSYVGAYLENGGRVDFKSFTEAVRSGHEDITSLFLAFGAQPNLVLRDGQTPLMMSLGRGHIGTAKLLLEAGANPLAKDKKGKSVLSYAKNSELGLVSEDEVQLIENAIRKERRSNEEFWNRESPGSERTEKSQQQEEQDESTKASNQSPQKARLLSTKSTVPQKRPHSYESQSNTNISDVKEPSPEVDAGSRNPFIQDSFEGYAGNRRSPRDGSLSPGTVLPMSDPPRSQTSTPAYPGSVKAVETTEEREQRLKAEESYRQKRLLNKKKKEQEFLQKIAEDERKREEEIARQDAERAKKLEEEKAKQAEREIQKRTEAELERRRKIRAQYPLGLRAIDFDRKDEFQRFLPIYYVTIDGLRHVLDLQVCILLKDESFLAKCENGRDIPQAQKEQIWNIFKFIFLYGGRKSTDKAFGSQALSGIDRLSFKDLAELDNAERQKFANLPLRWIPWNSVSFPEGTEIIKEAAESQMIEVSLEQHTTSWLGAQTNSTNASHYNSHQVPLSTAIRQIPQEVYGDLPPRLRNRSSILKVLKGPRPSW; encoded by the coding sequence ATGAGTGATGggtccagaagctcaagtaATGAACCAGGGCTGCCTACCGTGAAGAAAAGATCACTAAGCAATTACCTTTCAAACATACAAAACCGCAGAGAGGAGTTGGGGAGAGTTGTTAAGAAAGAGGAGGATAAAGCCAAACATGGAGCAGCCACTAGCGGGGCAAATTCTAcgaaagaagctggagtGAAGGAGGACGCACCGAAACATAGTGATAGCCTTGGCGTTAAAAAGACCGAAAACGAGATGAGGGATGAACTAAGAGAGAAGAGTATGCTGGAAGCTAGCAGAGACCTTGGTAATACAGATTCCTCAGCTgggcaagaaaaagttTCTAAGGGTGCGCCAAAACCACCGGGTGATGAGAATGGcggaaaagaagagaacaagaacgGGAGCGGTTCGGACCAGTCTTTGTCGACAACGCGTGCTCCATCAGAGAGCAAAGACAATTGTACTGTAAAAAATAAATCAGAGGATCCGAAGAGCGAAACTGTGGGGgaagcttctgaagctgaaaaggaTAGCCGAAAAAATGCCAACGAAGATAGTTCTGATGTCAAAACAGCACCTAAAGGTTCTATAATAAAATCAGAACTTATTCAGCTAATTGAAGAAcctgagaaagaaaaaccaagagaaaaaaacgaagaaattgaaagcGAGCTGAGTGAAGTCGATAGTGATGCACCTACAGAGCCTGCTTCGCCCCCCAAGCCCAGGTTAGGACGACTTATAAGAGGTGATCAACTGAAATCTCCAACAAAGTCCAACTCTCGTTATTTCTCTACGGGTAATAGCGAAGAGTCGGAACTTTCTGATATAGAAGACTTGAATCACTTACCAATTTCGAGCAGTATTCTACACGGTGACTCGTCACCGCACAAGCCTTCACATATTGGCCTAAATTCATCACCCGTGAACCTTGTCCATTCGAAACCTAAACCGACTACTGCGGTCAAATCGCACGTAGCCATCAGTAAAACCACGAAAACCCGGAAGTCAGGCGTTCATAGGGATGCTGGGGGCCGAACCAGGTTACAAATTGCCTGCGACAAGGGAAAACACGATGTCGCTAAAAGACTCATTCAGGAAGGTTATGATGTTAACGACCAAGACAACGCTGGAAATTCGCCGCTGCATGAGGCTGCTTTAAATGGCCACCTGGATATTGTAAAGCTATTGCTAAGCAATGGAGCGGATGTGAATATCCAGTCCCATGAGCCAGTCAAAGACACACCCTTGATTGATGCCGCTGCGAATGGCCACTTAAAAGTGGTTAAACTACTTTTGAAATATAATGCTGAtccaacaatttcaaacGCCAAAGGGCTCACAGCTTTTGAGTCTATTGATGAAGATTCTGATTTTGACAGTGAAGAGCGGAAGCTGGTGCGCGACCTCAAATACGAGTTACGAAAAGCAGCCACAGAATTTGGCAATAACCCCGGAAGACAAGCGCGCTCGTCATCCAAAAACGGTTTCTCAGAAAGTGAAAGGTCTTCCTCTAATGCTCGaatggaagaagagtttttttGGACAGACATATCATCAAAGGCGGgcagagaaaagcttttaagAGCCTCGCGAGAAGGGAAGCTTTCTTATGTTGGAGCGTATCTCGAAAATGGTGGCCGTGTTGATTTCAAGTCTTTCACAGAAGCTGTGAGATCAGGACACGAGGACATTACAAGTTTATTTCTTGCTTTCGGTGCACAGCCTAACTTGGTTCTGCGGGATGGCCAAACTCCTTTAATGATGTCGTTGGGGCGTGGTCATATAGGGACTGCTAAACTTTTACTTGAGGCGGGCGCGAATCCATTAGCGAAAGACAAGAAAGGCAAGTCGGTGCTGAGCTATGCCAAAAATAGCGAATTGGGGCTTGTGAGTGAAGACGAAGTTCAGCTTATTGAAAACGCGATAAGAAAGGAACGTCGATCAAACGAAGAATTTTGGAATAGAGAAAGTCCAGGGTCAGAACGCACCGAGAAAAGCCAACAGCAGGAAGAACAGGATGAATCAACCAAGGCAAGCAATCAATCACCACAAAAGGCCCGTTTACTTTCAACTAAATCCACTGTTCCTCAAAAAAGACCTCATTCCTACGAGTCACAGTCAAACACAAACATTTCAGACGTTAAAGAACCCTCTCCAGAGGTGGATGCCGGCTCCAGAAACCCCTTTATTCAGGATAGCTTCGAAGGTTATGCAGGCAATAGAAGGTCTCCAAGAGATGGTTCACTAAGTCCAGGGACAGTGCTGCCTATGTCAGACCCACCGAGAAGCCAGACCTCAACACCGGCATATCCGGGAAGTGTAAAGGCTGTCGAGACTACCGAAGAGCGTGAACAGAGATTGAAAGCGGAAGAATCTTACAGACAAAAGAGGTTGCTTAAtaaaaagaagaaggaacaAGAGTTTTTACAGAAGATTGCAGAGGACGAACGGAAACGGGAGGAAGAGATCGCACGACAGGATGCTGAGCgtgccaaaaagcttgaagaagaaaaggccAAACAGGCTGAGAGAGAGATCCAGAAGCGCACTGAGGCTGAGCTCGAACGCCGTCGTAAAATTAGAGCGCAATATCCGTTGGGGCTTCGCGCcattgattttgacagAAAAGAcgaatttcaaagatttcTGCCAATATATTATGTGACAATTGATGGTCTCAGACATGTGCTGGATTTACAGGTTTGCATCCTTTTAAAGGATGAGTCGTTTTTAGCCAAGTGCGAGAATGGCAGAGACATCCCCCAAGCACAAAAGGAGCAGATTTGGAATATATTCAAGTTCATATTCCTCTACGGCGGGAGAAAATCTACCGATAAAGCGTTTGGAAGTCAGGCACTTTCAGGTATTGATAGGCTTTCGTTTAAAGACCTCGCTGAGCTTGATAATGCCGAGCGTCAAAAGTTTGCAAACCTACCTCTACGATGGATACCGTGGAACTCTGTCTCATTCCCCGAGGGGACTGAAATtataaaagaagctgctgaatcTCAAATGATTGAAGTCAGTCTGGAGCAACATACGACGAGCTGGCTCGGCGCTCAGACCAATTCTACAAATGCATCACACTATAATTCACATCAAGTCCCTCTTTCTACGGCCATTCGGCAGATCCCGCAAGAAGTATATGGGGACCTTCCACCACGGCTCCGCAATCGCTCAAGCATTTTGAAGGTCTTAAAAGGTCCCCGCCCCTCATGGTAG
- a CDS encoding cytochrome c oxidase subunit IV family protein (highly similar to uniprot|P00424 Saccharomyces cerevisiae or to YIL111W uniprot|P00425 Saccharomyces cerevisiae YIL111W), translating into MLRSSFARVARVTPARFAQTQAISKAAIVDLHSRWEDLPAVEQQELVSKLTERQKLPWNQMTETEKQAAWYISYGEWGPRRPVHVKGDGAYIAKGVAVGLVGSVVLFAIIRQFGGEEPKTMTKEWQLKSDEYLKSKNANPWGGYSQVQSK; encoded by the exons A TGTTGCGTTCCTCTTTTGCCAGAGTAGCTCGCGTAACGCCCGCGAGATTCGCCCAAACACAAGCCATTTCCAAGGCCGCTATCGTCGACCTGCACTCTAGATGGGAAGATCTGCCTGCTGTTGAGCAACAAGAGCTCGTCAGCAAGCTGACTGAGCGCCAGAAGCTTCCCTGGAACCAGATGACCGAGACCGAGAAGCAGGCTGCGTGGTATATTTCCTACGGCGAGTGGGgaccaagaagaccagTTCACGTCAAGGGTGACGGCGCTTACATTGCCAAGGGTGTCGCTGTCGGCTTGGTTGGATCCGTGGTGTTGTTTGCTATAATCAGACAATTCGGTGGGGAGGAGCCCAAGACCATGACCAAGGAGTGGCAGTTGAAGTCTGATGAGTACCTAAAGTCCAAGAACGCGAACCCATGGGGTGGCTactctcaagttcaatCCAAGTAA
- the HPM1 gene encoding protein-histidine N-methyltransferase (similar to uniprot|P40481 Saccharomyces cerevisiae YIL110W Putative S-adenosylmethionine-dependent methyltransferase of the seven beta-strand family), with translation MSFQFALSSADLSDDELSDSQNSHQISTGDITGAATPAVNPLDAPHLRSNELKQPQWEGLNKILESLKDVRVSFEKIHTPDKGIPLYRRELFDVKHQLMTESDEKDDEQSKVELEILMGETNEDVRKNVYEGGLKSWECSIDLVDALSTDFGNGFSSGTILELGCGTSLPSEYLFAQLLKSNRRCDAKLILADYNDSVLRLVSIPNLIITWALLTLDEQKLTTLQQGGNETVPIVEYELIFTSELLTAFEEDIVKRGISILLASGTWGRDLCSLLSPELSRSEEVLLLSSETIYHPETLPIISELILELMQLTAHASNSTIKTLVAAKDIYFGVGGSVIEFERYMQQRIKERRLGLKLFTQKVQAGLKRSIVSIE, from the coding sequence ATGTCATTCCAGTTCGCACTATCAAGTGCAGATCTCAGCGACGACGAGCTGAGTGACTCTCAAAACAGTCACCAAATTTCAACAGGTGACATCACGGGCGCCGCTACCCCGGCTGTAAACCCATTAGACGCACCTCATCTCAGATCCAACGAGCTTAAGCAGCCCCAGTGGGAGGGCCTGAATAAAATCCTAGAGAGCCTGAAAGATGTACGAGTTTCGTTCGAAAAAATCCATACACCTGACAAGGGCATTCCTCTTTACCGGAGGGAGCTTTTCGACGTCAAACATCAATTGATGACAGAATCAGATGAGAAGGATGACGAGCAAAGCAAGGTCGAATTGGAGATACTTATGGGCGAAACAAATGAAGACGTCCGCAAAAATGTTTATGAGGGTGGACTCAAATCATGGGAGTGTTCCATTGACCTTGTGGATGCTCTTTCGACTGACTTTGGCAACGGATTTAGCTCTGGCACGATACTGGAACTCGGTTGTGGAACATCTCTGCCGTCTGAATACCTTTTCGCACAGCTGCTAAAATCAAACAGACGTTGCGATGCCAAGCTCATTCTGGCGGACTACAACGATTCTGTTTTACGCTTGGTGTCAATCCCTAACCTCATCATCACCTGGGCGCTCTTGACTTTAGACGAACAAAAACTCACCACACTCCAGCAGGGTGGAAATGAAACTGTGCCAATTGTTGAATACGAACTTATTTTCACATCAGAGCTCCTGACGGCTTTCGAGGAGGACATCGTCAAGAGAGGCATCTCGATACTTCTGGCATCTGGGACTTGGGGCCGCGATTTGTGCTCCCTATTATCTCCGGAACTTTCCCGATCGGAAGAAGTTCTGCTTCTCTCTTCTGAAACAATCTATCATCCAGAAACACTACCAATTATTTCAGAACTCATTTTGGAACTGATGCAGCTCACTGCTCATGCCTCGAATTCTACGATAAAGACGCTTGTGGCTGCTAAAGACATATATTTCGGTGTTGGAGGGAGTGTGATTGAGTTCGAAAGGTACATGCAACAAAGAATAAAAGAGCGCCGCTTAGGCTTAAAACTCTTTAcacaaaaagttcaagctgGGCTGAAGCGGTCAATTGTATCGATAGAATAA